A single Acidobacteriota bacterium DNA region contains:
- a CDS encoding MFS transporter: MSTYLKTRLALMMFIQYVIWGAWYVTITTYLTQTLHFTGTQAGLVFSTVSIASLVSPFFVGLVADRFFATERVMAFLYVLSAVLVYGVTKVTTFPAVFGLMLAFCLCYFPTVALTNSITMQSLKDPGRDFPPIRTLGTLGFIVVVSVVSLFKWEADAMQFTLAAIAAVVMAIYSIAVLPHTPPPARGQQVTWQRAIGLDTLGMMKQSSFAVFIVASILACIPLTFYYSFANAYLNDLQVNNAGFMMTLGQWAELVMLLAMPLMFRYVSIRGVLLIGLASWALRYVLLAYGNPDAGIWMFYLAILLHGACYDFFFVAGQLYTDQEAPGHLRSSAQGFITFVTYGIGMYIGSVLSGVARDYFPTWQSFWLSSAIMSAAIMLLVLLFFRTTSMIRAKEKGLPETEPATIPGA; the protein is encoded by the coding sequence ATGTCCACATATCTGAAGACCCGCCTCGCCCTGATGATGTTCATCCAGTACGTCATCTGGGGGGCGTGGTACGTCACGATCACGACCTACCTCACCCAGACGCTCCACTTCACCGGCACGCAGGCGGGGCTCGTCTTCTCGACGGTCTCGATTGCCTCGCTCGTCTCGCCGTTCTTCGTCGGCCTGGTGGCGGATCGGTTCTTCGCGACCGAGCGCGTGATGGCGTTCCTCTACGTGCTGTCGGCGGTGCTCGTCTACGGCGTCACCAAGGTCACGACGTTCCCGGCGGTGTTCGGGCTGATGCTGGCGTTCTGCCTCTGCTACTTCCCGACGGTCGCGCTGACCAATTCGATCACGATGCAGTCGCTGAAGGATCCGGGCCGCGACTTTCCTCCCATCCGGACCCTGGGCACGCTCGGCTTCATTGTCGTCGTCAGCGTGGTGAGCCTGTTCAAGTGGGAAGCGGACGCGATGCAGTTCACGCTGGCCGCCATCGCGGCCGTCGTCATGGCGATCTACAGCATCGCGGTGCTGCCGCACACGCCGCCGCCGGCGCGGGGCCAGCAGGTGACGTGGCAGCGCGCGATCGGTCTCGACACGCTCGGCATGATGAAGCAGTCGAGTTTCGCGGTCTTCATCGTGGCGTCGATCCTGGCGTGCATCCCGCTCACGTTCTACTACTCGTTCGCGAATGCCTACCTCAACGACCTGCAGGTCAACAACGCCGGCTTCATGATGACGCTCGGCCAGTGGGCGGAGCTGGTCATGCTGCTGGCGATGCCGCTGATGTTCCGCTATGTGAGCATCAGGGGCGTGCTGCTGATCGGGTTGGCCTCGTGGGCGCTGCGGTACGTGCTGCTCGCCTACGGCAACCCGGATGCCGGCATCTGGATGTTCTACCTCGCGATCCTGCTGCACGGCGCCTGCTACGACTTCTTCTTCGTCGCCGGACAGCTCTACACGGACCAGGAGGCGCCCGGCCACCTGCGCAGCAGCGCCCAGGGCTTCATCACGTTCGTCACCTACGGCATCGGGATGTACATCGGCTCGGTGCTGTCGGGCGTGGCGCGCGACTACTTCCCGACGTGGCAGTCGTTCTGGCTCAGCTCGGCGATCATGTCGGCCGCCATCATGCTGCTCGTGCTGCTCTTCTTCCGGACGACGTCGATGATTCGCGCGAAGGAGAAGGGGCTGCCGGAAACCGAGCCGGCCACGATTCCGGGCGCGTAG
- a CDS encoding PQQ-binding-like beta-propeller repeat protein, with translation MASSHRQNQSSGRGRARASAHAVFTVLAAALIAVVTVSVGSAARSDKWWWDNLAGPDSSNFVGADQVTKANVSRLEVAWFYPYATSGFNPIAVDNVIYTAARGNALVALDATTGKEIWVHDNLGGAARGINYWQSDNGKDKRLIFWINSFMQEIDAATGKSITSFGTNGYVDLREGLARAENTGATVASRSPGKVWKNLIILGSAPGEAWISPPGDIRAYDVVTGKRVWQFHTVPLPGEFGYETWPKDAYKYVGGANNWGSMAVDDERGIVYIPTGSPTYDFYGADRRGTNLFGNCLLALDARTGKRLWHFQTVHHDLWDLDNVSAPQLVTVRHNGRRVDAVAHAGKTGFLYVFDRVTGEPLWPIEERPVPQTDVPGEYSHPTQPFPTKPAPFGKQSFTVDDVNPWLVTPEQYEDVKQRVAKARNGTGPQGGLFIPPAVDQETVSMPGNQGGSNWGTTAADPEKGMVFVVNVNQVALLKLVDVRTYTGRGGGAGALIATGAAVFQQNCAVCHGTDLNGAMPGVPSLVGVSNRMAEDAIKAIITGGKGLMRPFPDLSPSDLDAVTAFVSNPTGRGGGAGFGRGRGGAAPSLPPGPVVASGGVPLPALPPRGGGGPRFGGAGPTGGDAAYPGDVENAPTVRYASGYNVMAQYTKPPYTTLTAYDLNTGEIKWQVPNGDHPPTIARGGPTNTGGVAARNGVVVTKGGLVFHAGGDGKIRAYDEQTGGVLWTGTFTGSTSGVPVGYEAKGRQYFALIASQGGGRGGGGGARGGAPAPPVDPNTPTGLIAYALPVRK, from the coding sequence ATGGCATCGAGTCATCGACAGAACCAGTCCTCGGGCAGAGGACGCGCGAGGGCCAGCGCGCACGCCGTGTTCACGGTGCTGGCCGCGGCGTTGATCGCCGTCGTCACGGTGAGCGTCGGCTCGGCCGCACGGAGCGACAAGTGGTGGTGGGACAACCTCGCCGGCCCCGACAGCTCGAACTTCGTCGGCGCCGATCAGGTCACCAAGGCGAACGTGAGCCGGCTCGAGGTGGCGTGGTTCTACCCGTACGCCACCTCGGGTTTCAACCCGATCGCCGTGGACAACGTCATCTACACGGCCGCCCGCGGCAACGCGCTCGTCGCACTGGACGCGACGACGGGCAAGGAGATCTGGGTCCACGACAACCTCGGCGGCGCGGCTCGCGGCATCAACTACTGGCAGAGCGACAACGGCAAGGACAAGCGGCTGATCTTCTGGATCAACAGCTTCATGCAGGAGATCGACGCCGCAACCGGCAAGTCGATCACGTCGTTCGGCACGAACGGGTACGTGGATCTACGCGAAGGCCTGGCGCGCGCCGAGAACACCGGCGCGACGGTGGCATCGCGGAGCCCCGGCAAGGTCTGGAAGAACCTCATCATCCTGGGCTCGGCGCCCGGAGAAGCGTGGATCTCGCCGCCGGGTGACATCCGGGCCTACGACGTCGTCACCGGCAAGCGGGTGTGGCAGTTCCACACGGTGCCGCTGCCCGGCGAGTTCGGCTATGAGACCTGGCCGAAGGACGCCTACAAGTACGTCGGCGGCGCGAACAACTGGGGGTCGATGGCGGTCGACGACGAGCGGGGCATCGTCTACATCCCGACCGGCTCGCCGACCTACGACTTCTACGGCGCCGATCGCCGCGGCACGAACCTCTTCGGCAACTGCCTGCTCGCGCTGGACGCGCGGACCGGCAAGCGTCTCTGGCACTTCCAGACCGTCCATCACGATCTCTGGGACCTCGACAACGTCTCGGCTCCGCAGCTCGTGACGGTCCGCCACAACGGCCGCCGCGTCGACGCGGTGGCGCACGCTGGCAAGACCGGGTTCCTCTACGTGTTCGACCGTGTGACCGGCGAGCCGCTGTGGCCGATCGAAGAGCGGCCGGTGCCGCAGACCGACGTGCCGGGTGAGTACTCGCATCCGACGCAGCCGTTTCCGACGAAACCCGCGCCGTTCGGCAAGCAGAGCTTCACCGTGGACGACGTGAACCCGTGGCTCGTGACGCCGGAACAGTACGAAGACGTGAAGCAGCGCGTCGCGAAGGCGCGCAACGGTACCGGGCCGCAGGGGGGCCTCTTCATTCCGCCGGCGGTGGACCAGGAAACCGTGTCCATGCCCGGCAACCAGGGCGGATCCAACTGGGGAACGACGGCCGCCGACCCCGAGAAGGGCATGGTGTTCGTCGTCAACGTCAATCAGGTCGCGCTGCTGAAGCTCGTGGACGTGAGGACGTACACCGGGCGTGGGGGCGGCGCCGGCGCGCTCATCGCGACCGGGGCGGCCGTGTTCCAGCAGAACTGCGCCGTGTGCCACGGCACCGATCTGAACGGCGCGATGCCTGGCGTTCCGTCGCTCGTGGGCGTCTCGAACCGGATGGCGGAGGACGCGATCAAGGCGATCATCACCGGAGGCAAGGGGCTGATGCGGCCGTTCCCTGACCTGTCGCCTTCCGATCTCGATGCCGTCACGGCGTTCGTCAGCAATCCGACGGGCCGGGGCGGTGGCGCCGGGTTCGGGCGTGGCCGGGGCGGCGCGGCTCCGAGCCTGCCGCCAGGGCCCGTGGTGGCCAGCGGCGGTGTGCCGCTGCCTGCGCTGCCGCCGCGCGGCGGCGGCGGCCCCAGGTTCGGCGGTGCCGGGCCGACCGGCGGCGACGCCGCCTATCCGGGGGACGTGGAGAACGCACCGACCGTGCGCTACGCCAGCGGCTACAACGTGATGGCGCAGTACACGAAGCCGCCGTACACGACGCTGACGGCCTACGACCTCAATACCGGCGAGATCAAGTGGCAGGTCCCGAACGGCGACCACCCGCCGACGATCGCGCGCGGCGGTCCGACGAACACCGGCGGGGTTGCGGCGCGCAACGGCGTTGTCGTCACGAAGGGCGGCCTCGTCTTCCATGCGGGCGGCGACGGCAAGATCCGGGCATATGACGAGCAGACCGGTGGCGTGCTCTGGACCGGCACGTTCACCGGCAGCACGAGCGGCGTACCCGTGGGGTACGAGGCGAAAGGGCGGCAGTACTTCGCGCTGATCGCGAGCCAGGGCGGCGGGCGTGGTGGCGGTGGAGGAGCGCGCGGCGGCGCCCCGGCGCCACCCGTGGATCCGAACACGCCGACCGGCCTCATCGCGTACGCGTTGCCGGTGCGGAAATAG
- a CDS encoding cyclase family protein — protein MARRLIDLSMPVHNDMIAFPRVVRPSLAMYESWREFAERIGAAKYGVDWLTASYLVVLGDHIGTHIDSLRHLRDDAPGPEGIPLDYCYGDGVCLDFRHLPKGAGITVNDMKAALDKIRYTIKPLDIVLIHTGAGAIQDTPAYVTDQVGMTGEATHWLLDQGVKVAGIDAITFDPPVWAMFERKQFWEAHRVMLEREYYHLENMTNLDKLPSHGFKLSLFPVKWVNTTAAPVRAVAIIEE, from the coding sequence ATGGCTCGCAGACTGATCGACCTCAGCATGCCGGTGCACAACGACATGATCGCGTTCCCGCGGGTCGTCCGGCCGTCCCTGGCGATGTACGAATCGTGGCGCGAGTTCGCCGAGCGGATTGGCGCGGCGAAGTACGGCGTCGACTGGCTCACCGCCAGCTACCTCGTCGTCCTCGGCGATCACATCGGCACGCACATCGACTCGCTTCGGCACCTGCGCGACGATGCGCCTGGCCCGGAAGGGATTCCGCTGGACTACTGCTACGGGGACGGCGTGTGCCTCGATTTCCGGCACCTGCCGAAGGGCGCCGGCATCACCGTCAACGACATGAAGGCGGCCCTCGACAAGATCCGCTACACGATCAAGCCGCTCGACATCGTGCTCATCCACACGGGCGCCGGCGCGATTCAGGACACGCCCGCGTACGTCACCGATCAGGTCGGGATGACCGGCGAGGCCACGCACTGGCTGCTGGATCAGGGCGTCAAGGTTGCGGGAATCGACGCCATCACCTTCGACCCTCCGGTCTGGGCGATGTTCGAGCGCAAGCAGTTCTGGGAGGCGCACCGGGTGATGCTCGAGCGCGAGTACTACCACCTCGAGAACATGACGAACCTCGACAAGCTGCCGTCGCACGGCTTCAAGCTGAGCCTGTTCCCGGTGAAGTGGGTGAACACGACCGCGGCGCCGGTCCGTGCCGTGGCTATCATTGAGGAATAG
- a CDS encoding SDR family oxidoreductase: MISADRFFRLDGKVALVTGGSGGIGSAVCEGLGVMGAKVAVADVNREKAAALADELKGKGIEARAWAFNALSGDDTRRMVDEVASGFGRLDILVNTVGGQREETADDLTEENFDHVIDLNLKSAAFQAQAAARHMITGGSGGKQVHFGSVRSQLALRGRGFVAYCAAKGGLAIMCRQLASDWAPHRVNVNVLAPTFVRTEQVAKWLNDPDFYRNLVARIPLGRVAETDDVVGAVLFLVAPASDFVTGHTLFLDGGVTTTQ; encoded by the coding sequence ATGATTTCAGCAGACAGATTCTTCAGGCTCGACGGCAAAGTGGCGCTCGTGACCGGCGGATCGGGGGGCATCGGTTCGGCGGTCTGTGAAGGGCTCGGCGTCATGGGTGCGAAGGTGGCGGTTGCCGACGTGAACCGGGAGAAAGCGGCGGCGCTTGCCGACGAGTTGAAGGGGAAGGGCATCGAAGCGAGAGCGTGGGCGTTCAACGCGCTGTCCGGGGACGACACGCGCCGGATGGTGGACGAGGTCGCCAGCGGCTTCGGCCGGCTGGACATCCTCGTCAACACCGTCGGCGGACAGCGGGAGGAGACCGCGGACGATCTGACCGAAGAGAACTTCGATCACGTCATCGATCTCAATCTCAAGAGCGCGGCCTTTCAGGCGCAGGCGGCCGCCCGTCACATGATCACGGGCGGCAGCGGCGGCAAGCAGGTGCACTTCGGGTCGGTCCGCAGCCAGTTGGCGTTGCGCGGCCGCGGGTTCGTCGCCTACTGTGCGGCCAAGGGCGGGCTCGCCATCATGTGCCGCCAGTTGGCGTCGGACTGGGCGCCCCATCGCGTCAACGTCAACGTGCTGGCCCCGACGTTCGTCCGCACCGAACAGGTCGCGAAGTGGCTGAACGATCCGGACTTCTACCGCAATCTCGTGGCGCGCATCCCGCTCGGCCGCGTGGCGGAGACCGACGACGTGGTCGGCGCCGTGCTGTTCCTCGTGGCGCCGGCCTCCGATTTCGTCACCGGCCACACGCTGTTTCTCGATGGCGGCGTGACGACGACCCAGTAG
- a CDS encoding PqqD family protein, with protein sequence MTRPRDRLAFAPDVVFQLIGEDALLLKLDTEVVFSLNATGARVAELIGRHSRAEAIVAALAEEYGLSREAIAPDVTALLDALAARELITWRPSEDP encoded by the coding sequence ATGACGCGTCCGCGCGATCGTCTCGCATTCGCTCCCGACGTCGTCTTCCAGCTCATCGGCGAGGATGCGCTGCTCTTGAAGCTCGATACCGAGGTGGTGTTCTCGCTCAATGCGACCGGGGCGCGCGTGGCCGAGCTCATCGGGCGCCACAGTCGTGCGGAGGCCATCGTCGCGGCGCTCGCCGAGGAATATGGGCTGTCACGCGAGGCGATTGCGCCCGACGTCACCGCCTTGCTCGACGCGCTCGCGGCGCGTGAGTTGATCACATGGCGACCGTCGGAAGACCCGTGA
- a CDS encoding Nramp family divalent metal transporter has protein sequence MDATPLASPRTAAPPVRPDDPYVLSAAGTEEPPTSVGASLRRIGPGMVLAASIVGSGELVATTTLGAQVGFAALWMILLSCAIKPVVQAELGRFTIASGQTGLEGFNRMPGPRLAVTWVVWAWAIMVTLTLLQIGGMFGGVAQVLHTLVPALAVNTWVGLCLVMTLALLLGGGYDRIERFAILKVGLFTLLTVCAAAVLFLRPGALTSHDIGTGLSFEVPAAGLATAVAVFGITGVGATELVMYPYWCVEKGYARFVGPRDGSDAWRRRARGWIRVMHLDIACSLVIYTLATVSFYLLGAAVLGRLGLVPAASDMIRVLSNIYTETLGPWALWVFYAGAVITLYGTVFASTAAHSRLFADLMRLFGAYERHDGESRRRWRRRFVWLLTVTPAVFYWLIESPVQMVVAGGVAQALMLPVIGLATIYLRHACLPSDIRPGWFTTIGLWVSTIVMASVAAYYVWTQLAG, from the coding sequence GTGGACGCGACACCGCTCGCCTCGCCGCGGACCGCTGCCCCGCCGGTCCGGCCCGATGACCCGTACGTCCTGAGCGCCGCGGGCACCGAAGAGCCGCCGACGTCGGTGGGCGCCTCGCTCCGGCGGATCGGCCCGGGCATGGTGCTCGCCGCGTCCATCGTCGGATCCGGCGAGCTCGTCGCGACCACGACCTTGGGCGCGCAGGTCGGATTCGCGGCCCTCTGGATGATCCTGCTGAGCTGCGCGATCAAGCCGGTCGTCCAGGCCGAGCTCGGGCGGTTCACGATCGCGTCCGGCCAGACGGGCCTGGAGGGGTTCAACCGGATGCCAGGCCCTCGGCTGGCGGTGACCTGGGTCGTCTGGGCGTGGGCCATCATGGTCACGCTCACGCTCCTGCAGATCGGCGGCATGTTCGGCGGCGTGGCGCAGGTACTGCACACGCTCGTGCCGGCGCTCGCGGTCAACACGTGGGTCGGCCTTTGCCTGGTGATGACGTTGGCCCTGTTGCTCGGCGGCGGCTACGACCGGATCGAGCGCTTCGCGATCCTCAAAGTCGGGCTGTTCACGCTGCTGACGGTCTGCGCCGCCGCGGTTCTCTTTCTCCGGCCGGGCGCGCTCACGTCCCATGACATCGGCACCGGGCTGAGCTTCGAGGTGCCAGCCGCCGGCCTCGCGACGGCCGTTGCCGTCTTCGGCATCACGGGCGTCGGCGCGACCGAGCTCGTCATGTATCCGTACTGGTGCGTCGAGAAGGGCTACGCGCGCTTCGTCGGACCGCGCGACGGGAGCGACGCCTGGCGGCGGCGCGCGCGCGGATGGATCCGCGTGATGCACCTCGACATCGCCTGTTCGCTCGTGATTTACACGCTCGCGACCGTCTCGTTCTACCTGCTCGGCGCCGCCGTGCTCGGCCGGCTGGGGCTCGTGCCCGCGGCGAGCGACATGATTCGCGTGCTGTCGAACATCTACACCGAGACGCTCGGCCCTTGGGCGCTGTGGGTCTTCTACGCCGGCGCGGTCATCACGCTCTACGGGACCGTGTTCGCGTCGACCGCGGCCCACTCACGGCTGTTCGCGGACCTGATGCGGCTGTTCGGCGCCTACGAACGCCACGACGGCGAGAGCCGCCGGCGCTGGCGCCGCCGGTTCGTCTGGCTGCTGACCGTGACGCCCGCGGTGTTCTACTGGCTCATCGAATCGCCCGTCCAGATGGTCGTGGCCGGCGGCGTCGCCCAGGCGTTGATGCTGCCGGTCATCGGCCTGGCCACGATCTATCTCCGGCACGCATGCCTGCCGAGCGACATCCGGCCCGGCTGGTTCACGACGATCGGCCTGTGGGTGTCGACGATCGTAATGGCGTCGGTCGCGGCCTACTACGTCTGGACGCAGCTCGCCGGCTGA
- the surE gene encoding 5'/3'-nucleotidase SurE, producing the protein MARRILVTNDDGYFSPGIHALAEALATLGEVTIVAPHNEASAVGHALTLRRPLRIEDMGGRVYSVDGTPTDCVNLGIHEVLGASPDLVVSGINKGLNVGDDVTYSGTVAGALEAALLGHQALAVSLEFTAGPWNFAPAARLAAGVARELLASPLPSRTFLNLNVPQGEPRGLRVTVQAVRNHLTKIDRRVDPRGRPYFWIEEALDEWQPHDRSDYQAIRDGFASLTPLQPDLTGFTTLPMVEALAARWLG; encoded by the coding sequence ATGGCTCGACGCATCCTTGTGACGAACGACGACGGCTATTTCTCTCCGGGGATTCACGCGCTCGCCGAGGCTCTCGCCACGCTCGGCGAGGTGACGATCGTGGCGCCGCACAACGAGGCCAGCGCGGTCGGGCACGCGCTCACGCTGCGACGGCCGTTGCGCATCGAAGACATGGGCGGACGCGTCTACTCGGTCGACGGCACGCCGACCGATTGCGTCAACCTTGGCATCCACGAGGTGCTCGGCGCGTCGCCCGACCTCGTCGTGTCCGGCATCAACAAAGGGCTGAACGTCGGCGACGACGTGACCTATTCGGGCACGGTGGCGGGTGCGCTGGAAGCCGCACTGCTCGGCCATCAAGCGCTCGCCGTATCGCTCGAGTTCACCGCTGGCCCGTGGAACTTCGCGCCCGCCGCGCGCCTGGCGGCCGGCGTCGCGCGCGAGTTGCTGGCCTCGCCGTTGCCGTCGCGGACGTTTCTCAATCTCAACGTGCCGCAGGGCGAGCCCCGAGGTCTGCGCGTGACCGTGCAGGCGGTGCGCAATCATCTGACCAAGATCGATCGCCGTGTGGATCCGCGCGGGCGGCCGTACTTCTGGATCGAGGAAGCGCTCGACGAATGGCAGCCGCACGACCGGTCAGACTATCAGGCGATTCGGGACGGGTTCGCGTCGTTGACGCCGCTGCAGCCCGATCTGACCGGGTTCACGACCCTGCCGATGGTCGAGGCTCTGGCGGCGCGGTGGTTGGGGTAA
- a CDS encoding fructose 1,6-bisphosphatase: MKLTLSVIKADIGSIGGHIAPSSRLVDTVRAVVRDRARGLILDHYIGYTGDDIAILMTHTRGVGDADVHRLAWDAFVAGTATAREQGLYGAGQDLLKDAFSGNVHGMGPAVAEMTFEERANEPFLFFAADKTDPGAFNLPLYLAFADPMNTPGLILSPGMSKGFRFVIMDVNHTEGDRVIELVAPEELYDIAALLRDPERYVVESIWSRATGEQAVAVATSRLHNIAGKYTGKDDPVMLVRVQMHFPATGEVLAPYAIGHFVGGGMRGSHQVPLMPVPLSTGTSYFDGPPLVSCAAFAEHGGVLTEPLDAFAHPFWDEVRARVAGKAMEMRRQGFVGTAMLPMFELEYTGIVDKLAQLEGRFIVRQERLVTA; encoded by the coding sequence ATGAAACTCACGCTCAGCGTCATCAAAGCGGACATCGGCTCGATCGGCGGGCACATCGCCCCGTCCAGCCGTCTCGTCGACACCGTGCGCGCCGTCGTGCGGGACCGGGCGCGCGGATTGATCCTCGATCACTACATCGGGTACACCGGCGACGACATCGCCATCCTGATGACCCACACCCGGGGCGTCGGCGACGCCGACGTGCATCGCCTGGCCTGGGACGCCTTCGTCGCCGGCACGGCGACCGCGCGCGAGCAGGGGCTGTACGGCGCCGGTCAGGATCTGCTCAAGGACGCGTTCTCCGGCAACGTCCACGGGATGGGCCCCGCCGTCGCCGAGATGACGTTCGAGGAGCGGGCGAACGAGCCGTTCCTGTTCTTCGCGGCCGACAAGACCGATCCGGGCGCGTTCAACCTGCCGCTCTATCTCGCCTTCGCGGACCCGATGAACACGCCCGGGCTCATCCTGTCGCCTGGCATGTCCAAGGGCTTCCGGTTCGTGATCATGGACGTCAATCACACGGAGGGTGACCGGGTGATCGAGCTCGTGGCGCCCGAGGAGCTCTACGACATCGCCGCTCTGCTGCGCGATCCGGAGCGCTACGTCGTCGAGTCGATCTGGTCGCGTGCGACGGGGGAGCAGGCGGTGGCGGTCGCCACGTCGCGTCTCCACAACATCGCCGGGAAGTACACCGGCAAGGACGACCCAGTGATGTTGGTGCGCGTGCAGATGCACTTCCCGGCGACCGGTGAGGTGCTCGCGCCCTATGCGATCGGCCACTTCGTCGGGGGTGGGATGCGCGGGTCGCATCAGGTGCCGCTCATGCCCGTTCCGCTGTCGACGGGCACGAGCTACTTCGACGGCCCGCCGCTCGTCAGTTGCGCGGCATTCGCGGAGCATGGTGGCGTGCTCACCGAGCCGCTCGACGCGTTCGCCCATCCGTTCTGGGACGAGGTGCGCGCCCGGGTCGCGGGCAAGGCGATGGAGATGCGCCGACAGGGTTTCGTGGGCACCGCGATGCTTCCCATGTTCGAGCTGGAGTACACCGGCATCGTCGACAAGCTCGCGCAGCTCGAGGGGCGGTTCATCGTGCGCCAGGAGCGCCTCGTGACGGCGTGA
- a CDS encoding transaldolase family protein produces MTAPTTIYKSRLYQMTQTTPTCLWNDSASLQELAYSIEHGGVGATCNPVIVVEVLKKEMHLWRDRITDLVRDLPTASEDAIAWTLVEEMSQRAAELLMPVFEREGGRNGRLSVQTDPRLYRDAAAIVEQAVRFSHLAPNIIVKIPVVSAGIAAIEEATYRGVNINATVSFSVPQAIAVAEAFERGLRRREREGLDVSSFGSVCTIMVGRLDDWLKLVADKRDISVDPGAFEWAGVAAFKKAYALYKERGYRLRLLSAAFRNHMHWSEFIGGDVVISPPHKWQVRFNASDVEVERRIDVPVAPAIMSALMKFDDFRRAYDEHGMTVEEFDTFGPTRRTLRQFVAACYDLNAQIREFMIPNPDDLKTPK; encoded by the coding sequence ATGACAGCCCCGACCACCATCTACAAGAGCCGTCTGTACCAGATGACACAGACCACGCCGACGTGTCTGTGGAACGACTCGGCCTCGCTGCAGGAGCTGGCGTATTCGATCGAGCACGGCGGCGTCGGCGCCACGTGCAATCCGGTCATCGTCGTGGAGGTGCTGAAGAAGGAGATGCACCTCTGGCGCGATCGGATCACCGACCTCGTCCGAGACCTGCCGACTGCGAGCGAGGACGCCATCGCCTGGACGCTCGTCGAGGAGATGTCGCAGCGGGCGGCCGAGCTGCTGATGCCGGTGTTCGAGCGTGAAGGCGGCCGCAACGGGCGCCTCTCGGTGCAGACGGATCCGCGCCTCTATCGCGACGCGGCGGCCATCGTCGAGCAGGCCGTGCGCTTCTCGCATCTGGCGCCCAACATCATCGTCAAGATTCCCGTCGTGAGCGCCGGCATCGCGGCCATCGAGGAGGCCACGTATCGCGGCGTGAACATCAACGCGACGGTCTCGTTCTCGGTGCCGCAGGCGATCGCCGTGGCCGAGGCGTTCGAGCGCGGCCTCCGGCGCCGCGAGCGCGAGGGGCTCGACGTGTCGAGCTTCGGATCGGTTTGCACGATCATGGTCGGCCGGCTGGACGACTGGTTGAAGCTCGTCGCCGACAAGCGCGACATCAGCGTCGATCCAGGCGCGTTCGAGTGGGCCGGCGTCGCGGCGTTCAAGAAAGCCTATGCCCTCTACAAGGAGCGGGGCTATCGGCTGCGCCTGCTGTCGGCCGCCTTCCGCAACCACATGCACTGGAGCGAGTTCATCGGCGGCGACGTCGTGATCTCGCCGCCGCACAAGTGGCAGGTCCGCTTCAACGCGAGCGACGTGGAAGTCGAGCGCCGGATCGACGTGCCGGTCGCGCCCGCCATCATGAGTGCCCTGATGAAGTTCGACGACTTCCGGCGCGCCTACGACGAGCACGGCATGACGGTGGAGGAGTTCGACACGTTCGGGCCCACCCGCCGTACGCTCCGGCAGTTCGTGGCGGCCTGTTACGACCTCAACGCCCAGATTCGGGAGTTCATGATCCCGAATCCCGACGACCTGAAGACGCCGAAGTAA